Proteins encoded together in one Ciona intestinalis chromosome 1, KH, whole genome shotgun sequence window:
- the LOC100181802 gene encoding solute carrier family 22 member 4-like isoform X2 has protein sequence MSEDKQDDDGKLNNTKQCGTLWSLLILVIPYTHISFILFSVVFLYRAPPLTCWTEQGNSSTTSEHHGATLECSSWERNGNLPAYVNSSLYVQNLNDTGNQSNNLERFCKDGWTFDTSEGNTLVSEFGLECTAAWKRPTLQSVYMIGSLFGSLFGGPITDRFGRKNTFTATFIINGCLHLPLSFTTSYVQYIVLLHFTGFLQIVLYLAGFVLAQELVPTAKRSIAALSVNVCHGLGYLILPLVAYFIRDWRWFLRFYTVACVCYFPILWFIPKSPKWVALHRSVSSKNEKMNAKEMETFIGTNNNIEQVDSDKQLSSTMDLFKQPILRRRVLIVCLLWIVTTLGFYTLGLNSSNLGGNIYLNCVYGALVDITSYVTTALILSKKGRKSATSITIGIGGIMCLITPMLRRANVNVGIASAMIGKFFITTALSIIILYTGELFPTLLRNTTYGIASATARIGRAISPFIIFAGETMNLSIPFYVTGCLSLLSAFMTIWLPETKATGLPNTLDEALELENYRTKISVRKLSASFRRKSEGTADTAG, from the exons ATGTCCGAAGACAAACAAGATGACGACGGAAAACTAAATAATACGAAACAATGCGGAACTTTATGGTCGTTGCTTATACTCGTAATTCCATACACGCAcatatcatttattttattcagtgTTGTGTTTCTGTACCGAGCTCCGCCGTTAACTTGTTGGACCGAGCAAGGG aacagCAGCACAACATCAGAACATCATGGTGCTACATTGGAGTGCAGCTCATG GGAAAGAAATGGAAATTTGCCAGCATATGTGAATAGTAGCTTATACGTCCAAAATCTAAACGACACTGGAAATCAATCAAACAACTTGGAACGGTTTTGCAAAGACGGTTGGACATTCGATACAAGCGAGGGTAATACCTTGGTGTCTGAG TTTGGTTTGGAGTGCACAGCTGCATGGAAACGACCAACTCTGCAGTCAGTGTATATGATTGGATCTCTGTTTGGAAGTTTGTTTGGTGGACCGATAACCGACAG GTTTGGTCGCAAGAACACCTTTACTGCAACCTTTATCATAAACGGGTGCCTCCATTTACCATTGTCATTCACCACATCGTACGTGCAATACATCGTCCTACTTCACTTCACAGGATTCCTTCAAATAGTTCTTTATCTAGCTGGTTTTGTTCTAG CACAAGAACTGGTCCCAACAGCCAAGCGGAGTATTGCGGCTTTGTCTGTTAATGTTTGTCATGGACTTGGTTATCTCATTCTGCCTTTGGTCGCGTATTTCATCCGTGACTGGCGTTGGTTTCTTCGCTTCTACACGGTCGCATGTGTTTGCTACTTTCCAATATTATG gTTCATTCCCAAATCACCTAAATGGGTGGCCCTTCACCGCAGTGTATCAtcaaagaatgaaaaaatgaatgCTAAAGAAATGGAAACGTTTATCGGTACAAATAACAAC ATTGAACAGGTAGATTCAGATAAGCAATTGTCTTCTACTATGGATCTATTCAAGCAACCCATTTTGAGAAGGCGTGTGTTGATTGTGTGTTTGCTGTG GATCGTAACTACTCTTGGCTTCTATACTCTCGGTTTAAACTCTTCCAATCTGGGCGGAAATATTTATCTTAACTGCGTTTATGGAGCCCTTGTCGATATAACGTCCTATGTTACGACTGCTTTAATTTTGAGCAAGAAAGGACGAAAAAGTGCAACATCAATTACAATTGGTATCGGTGGAATCATGTGTTTAATTACACCAATGTTGAGGCGAG CAAATGTTAACGTTGGAATAGCAAGTGCGATGATAGGGaagttttttattacaacCGCATTGAGCATTATAATCTTGTACACTGGTGAACTTTTTCCGACTTTACTGAGAAACACAACCTACGGGATAGCTTCAGCGACGGCAAGGATTGGAAGAGCTATTTCTCCGTTTATAATATTTGCTG GTGAGACCATGAATTTATCCATACCTTTCTACGTGACGGGTTGCCTTTCACTTTTGTCTGCTTTCATGACGATTTGGCTACCTGAGACAAAAGCGACTGGTTTGCCCAATACTCTAGACGAAGCGCTTGAACTTGAAAACTATAG GACCAAGATTTCTGTGAGAAAGCTATCAGCATCTTTCCGAAGAAAGAGTGAAGGAACTGCAGACACCGCAGGCtaa
- the LOC100181802 gene encoding solute carrier family 22 member 4-like isoform X4, which yields MSEDKQDDDGKLNNTKQCGTLWSLLILVIPYTHISFILFSVVFLYRAPPLTCWTEQGNSSTTSEHHGATLECSSWERNGNLPAYVNSSLYVQNLNDTGNQSNNLERFCKDGWTFDTSEGNTLVSEFGLECTAAWKRPTLQSVYMIGSLFGSLFGGPITDRFGRKNTFTATFIINGCLHLPLSFTTSYVQYIVLLHFTGFLQIVLYLAGFVLAQELVPTAKRSIAALSVNVCHGLGYLILPLVAYFIRDWRWFLRFYTVACVCYFPILWFIPKSPKWVALHRSVSSKNEKMNAKEMETFIGTNNNQIEQVDSDKQLSSTMDLFKQPILRRRVLIVCLLWIVTTLGFYTLGLNSSNLGGNIYLNCVYGALVDITSYVTTALILSKKGRKSATSITIGIGGIMCLITPMLRRANVNVGIASAMIGKFFITTALSIIILYTGELFPTLLRNTTYGIASATARIGRAISPFIIFAGN from the exons ATGTCCGAAGACAAACAAGATGACGACGGAAAACTAAATAATACGAAACAATGCGGAACTTTATGGTCGTTGCTTATACTCGTAATTCCATACACGCAcatatcatttattttattcagtgTTGTGTTTCTGTACCGAGCTCCGCCGTTAACTTGTTGGACCGAGCAAGGG aacagCAGCACAACATCAGAACATCATGGTGCTACATTGGAGTGCAGCTCATG GGAAAGAAATGGAAATTTGCCAGCATATGTGAATAGTAGCTTATACGTCCAAAATCTAAACGACACTGGAAATCAATCAAACAACTTGGAACGGTTTTGCAAAGACGGTTGGACATTCGATACAAGCGAGGGTAATACCTTGGTGTCTGAG TTTGGTTTGGAGTGCACAGCTGCATGGAAACGACCAACTCTGCAGTCAGTGTATATGATTGGATCTCTGTTTGGAAGTTTGTTTGGTGGACCGATAACCGACAG GTTTGGTCGCAAGAACACCTTTACTGCAACCTTTATCATAAACGGGTGCCTCCATTTACCATTGTCATTCACCACATCGTACGTGCAATACATCGTCCTACTTCACTTCACAGGATTCCTTCAAATAGTTCTTTATCTAGCTGGTTTTGTTCTAG CACAAGAACTGGTCCCAACAGCCAAGCGGAGTATTGCGGCTTTGTCTGTTAATGTTTGTCATGGACTTGGTTATCTCATTCTGCCTTTGGTCGCGTATTTCATCCGTGACTGGCGTTGGTTTCTTCGCTTCTACACGGTCGCATGTGTTTGCTACTTTCCAATATTATG gTTCATTCCCAAATCACCTAAATGGGTGGCCCTTCACCGCAGTGTATCAtcaaagaatgaaaaaatgaatgCTAAAGAAATGGAAACGTTTATCGGTACAAATAACAAC CAGATTGAACAGGTAGATTCAGATAAGCAATTGTCTTCTACTATGGATCTATTCAAGCAACCCATTTTGAGAAGGCGTGTGTTGATTGTGTGTTTGCTGTG GATCGTAACTACTCTTGGCTTCTATACTCTCGGTTTAAACTCTTCCAATCTGGGCGGAAATATTTATCTTAACTGCGTTTATGGAGCCCTTGTCGATATAACGTCCTATGTTACGACTGCTTTAATTTTGAGCAAGAAAGGACGAAAAAGTGCAACATCAATTACAATTGGTATCGGTGGAATCATGTGTTTAATTACACCAATGTTGAGGCGAG CAAATGTTAACGTTGGAATAGCAAGTGCGATGATAGGGaagttttttattacaacCGCATTGAGCATTATAATCTTGTACACTGGTGAACTTTTTCCGACTTTACTGAGAAACACAACCTACGGGATAGCTTCAGCGACGGCAAGGATTGGAAGAGCTATTTCTCCGTTTATAATATTTGCTGGTAATTAA
- the LOC100181802 gene encoding solute carrier family 22 member 4-like isoform X1 encodes MSEDKQDDDGKLNNTKQCGTLWSLLILVIPYTHISFILFSVVFLYRAPPLTCWTEQGNSSTTSEHHGATLECSSWERNGNLPAYVNSSLYVQNLNDTGNQSNNLERFCKDGWTFDTSEGNTLVSEFGLECTAAWKRPTLQSVYMIGSLFGSLFGGPITDRFGRKNTFTATFIINGCLHLPLSFTTSYVQYIVLLHFTGFLQIVLYLAGFVLAQELVPTAKRSIAALSVNVCHGLGYLILPLVAYFIRDWRWFLRFYTVACVCYFPILWFIPKSPKWVALHRSVSSKNEKMNAKEMETFIGTNNNQIEQVDSDKQLSSTMDLFKQPILRRRVLIVCLLWIVTTLGFYTLGLNSSNLGGNIYLNCVYGALVDITSYVTTALILSKKGRKSATSITIGIGGIMCLITPMLRRANVNVGIASAMIGKFFITTALSIIILYTGELFPTLLRNTTYGIASATARIGRAISPFIIFAGETMNLSIPFYVTGCLSLLSAFMTIWLPETKATGLPNTLDEALELENYRTKISVRKLSASFRRKSEGTADTAG; translated from the exons ATGTCCGAAGACAAACAAGATGACGACGGAAAACTAAATAATACGAAACAATGCGGAACTTTATGGTCGTTGCTTATACTCGTAATTCCATACACGCAcatatcatttattttattcagtgTTGTGTTTCTGTACCGAGCTCCGCCGTTAACTTGTTGGACCGAGCAAGGG aacagCAGCACAACATCAGAACATCATGGTGCTACATTGGAGTGCAGCTCATG GGAAAGAAATGGAAATTTGCCAGCATATGTGAATAGTAGCTTATACGTCCAAAATCTAAACGACACTGGAAATCAATCAAACAACTTGGAACGGTTTTGCAAAGACGGTTGGACATTCGATACAAGCGAGGGTAATACCTTGGTGTCTGAG TTTGGTTTGGAGTGCACAGCTGCATGGAAACGACCAACTCTGCAGTCAGTGTATATGATTGGATCTCTGTTTGGAAGTTTGTTTGGTGGACCGATAACCGACAG GTTTGGTCGCAAGAACACCTTTACTGCAACCTTTATCATAAACGGGTGCCTCCATTTACCATTGTCATTCACCACATCGTACGTGCAATACATCGTCCTACTTCACTTCACAGGATTCCTTCAAATAGTTCTTTATCTAGCTGGTTTTGTTCTAG CACAAGAACTGGTCCCAACAGCCAAGCGGAGTATTGCGGCTTTGTCTGTTAATGTTTGTCATGGACTTGGTTATCTCATTCTGCCTTTGGTCGCGTATTTCATCCGTGACTGGCGTTGGTTTCTTCGCTTCTACACGGTCGCATGTGTTTGCTACTTTCCAATATTATG gTTCATTCCCAAATCACCTAAATGGGTGGCCCTTCACCGCAGTGTATCAtcaaagaatgaaaaaatgaatgCTAAAGAAATGGAAACGTTTATCGGTACAAATAACAAC CAGATTGAACAGGTAGATTCAGATAAGCAATTGTCTTCTACTATGGATCTATTCAAGCAACCCATTTTGAGAAGGCGTGTGTTGATTGTGTGTTTGCTGTG GATCGTAACTACTCTTGGCTTCTATACTCTCGGTTTAAACTCTTCCAATCTGGGCGGAAATATTTATCTTAACTGCGTTTATGGAGCCCTTGTCGATATAACGTCCTATGTTACGACTGCTTTAATTTTGAGCAAGAAAGGACGAAAAAGTGCAACATCAATTACAATTGGTATCGGTGGAATCATGTGTTTAATTACACCAATGTTGAGGCGAG CAAATGTTAACGTTGGAATAGCAAGTGCGATGATAGGGaagttttttattacaacCGCATTGAGCATTATAATCTTGTACACTGGTGAACTTTTTCCGACTTTACTGAGAAACACAACCTACGGGATAGCTTCAGCGACGGCAAGGATTGGAAGAGCTATTTCTCCGTTTATAATATTTGCTG GTGAGACCATGAATTTATCCATACCTTTCTACGTGACGGGTTGCCTTTCACTTTTGTCTGCTTTCATGACGATTTGGCTACCTGAGACAAAAGCGACTGGTTTGCCCAATACTCTAGACGAAGCGCTTGAACTTGAAAACTATAG GACCAAGATTTCTGTGAGAAAGCTATCAGCATCTTTCCGAAGAAAGAGTGAAGGAACTGCAGACACCGCAGGCtaa
- the LOC100181802 gene encoding solute carrier family 22 member 4-like isoform X3, with product MSEDKQDDDGKLNNTKQCGTLWSLLILVIPYTHISFILFSVVFLYRAPPLTCWTEQGNSSTTSEHHGATLECSSWERNGNLPAYVNSSLYVQNLNDTGNQSNNLERFCKDGWTFDTSEGNTLVSEFGLECTAAWKRPTLQSVYMIGSLFGSLFGGPITDRFGRKNTFTATFIINGCLHLPLSFTTSYVQYIVLLHFTGFLQIVLYLAGFVLAQELVPTAKRSIAALSVNVCHGLGYLILPLVAYFIRDWRWFLRFYTVACVCYFPILWFIPKSPKWVALHRSVSSKNEKMNAKEMETFIGTNNNQIEQVDSDKQLSSTMDLFKQPILRRRVLIVCLLWIVTTLGFYTLGLNSSNLGGNIYLNCVYGALVDITSYVTTALILSKKGRKSATSITIGIGGIMCLITPMLRRGETMNLSIPFYVTGCLSLLSAFMTIWLPETKATGLPNTLDEALELENYRTKISVRKLSASFRRKSEGTADTAG from the exons ATGTCCGAAGACAAACAAGATGACGACGGAAAACTAAATAATACGAAACAATGCGGAACTTTATGGTCGTTGCTTATACTCGTAATTCCATACACGCAcatatcatttattttattcagtgTTGTGTTTCTGTACCGAGCTCCGCCGTTAACTTGTTGGACCGAGCAAGGG aacagCAGCACAACATCAGAACATCATGGTGCTACATTGGAGTGCAGCTCATG GGAAAGAAATGGAAATTTGCCAGCATATGTGAATAGTAGCTTATACGTCCAAAATCTAAACGACACTGGAAATCAATCAAACAACTTGGAACGGTTTTGCAAAGACGGTTGGACATTCGATACAAGCGAGGGTAATACCTTGGTGTCTGAG TTTGGTTTGGAGTGCACAGCTGCATGGAAACGACCAACTCTGCAGTCAGTGTATATGATTGGATCTCTGTTTGGAAGTTTGTTTGGTGGACCGATAACCGACAG GTTTGGTCGCAAGAACACCTTTACTGCAACCTTTATCATAAACGGGTGCCTCCATTTACCATTGTCATTCACCACATCGTACGTGCAATACATCGTCCTACTTCACTTCACAGGATTCCTTCAAATAGTTCTTTATCTAGCTGGTTTTGTTCTAG CACAAGAACTGGTCCCAACAGCCAAGCGGAGTATTGCGGCTTTGTCTGTTAATGTTTGTCATGGACTTGGTTATCTCATTCTGCCTTTGGTCGCGTATTTCATCCGTGACTGGCGTTGGTTTCTTCGCTTCTACACGGTCGCATGTGTTTGCTACTTTCCAATATTATG gTTCATTCCCAAATCACCTAAATGGGTGGCCCTTCACCGCAGTGTATCAtcaaagaatgaaaaaatgaatgCTAAAGAAATGGAAACGTTTATCGGTACAAATAACAAC CAGATTGAACAGGTAGATTCAGATAAGCAATTGTCTTCTACTATGGATCTATTCAAGCAACCCATTTTGAGAAGGCGTGTGTTGATTGTGTGTTTGCTGTG GATCGTAACTACTCTTGGCTTCTATACTCTCGGTTTAAACTCTTCCAATCTGGGCGGAAATATTTATCTTAACTGCGTTTATGGAGCCCTTGTCGATATAACGTCCTATGTTACGACTGCTTTAATTTTGAGCAAGAAAGGACGAAAAAGTGCAACATCAATTACAATTGGTATCGGTGGAATCATGTGTTTAATTACACCAATGTTGAGGCGAG GTGAGACCATGAATTTATCCATACCTTTCTACGTGACGGGTTGCCTTTCACTTTTGTCTGCTTTCATGACGATTTGGCTACCTGAGACAAAAGCGACTGGTTTGCCCAATACTCTAGACGAAGCGCTTGAACTTGAAAACTATAG GACCAAGATTTCTGTGAGAAAGCTATCAGCATCTTTCCGAAGAAAGAGTGAAGGAACTGCAGACACCGCAGGCtaa
- the LOC100179538 gene encoding adhesion G protein-coupled receptor E1-like, with protein MLRRLFVPICLTILMFKDAFSISIRVSTGSDVILSSANQTITRARGFTNFSVIPVGIQASGLSSCYWNYSSSTISMFDESIGCQNFSSSNVSFTCNINNNGNIQSTLTLHSPLTQNFTLSLRCFSSPNYDLRVIVKECDSSTTLPFGSKPAPHAYGACGYNCKRQIQCIQGYTGTPVTSTCTYNATWSQLPNCSIDHCSGQTICGENTICLNVPNKNVGYTCKCKAGYVFVGDGVKCADIDECQIDKCHPMANCTNMPGSYNCTCFAGFTGDGFTCTDINECVVDPTICLNSECNNTIGSYICSGCRKGFANNGFSVCVDINECISNPCPVNTMCSNTVGSFICQCNPGFIIGTNSTCILNENPCLGKNCASNATCHVLETALIPESFDYDFGSGDRIATCICDPGFGGLGEISCTNTCSFASFSIGGVMVSFNFTFTSLTAYSNERCASGYPIASILCGVQTEPGGGSTVQFLESSVSFTDCNFANDIQTAIEQVNITNVTATQIEEVLTELDLITSVPEIVSDNDTNNVVNFISSVTMLAGEGDIQVTENIYQKVVSIADHITTKIQLTSPAGSETSLLSSLDSLGFQVDVSTTQFNFLTENIVAQVQNQSVMNSARFEPMIYENSSSGNLIQPIRVDIPAVAIQAALNNQGISRKRRAAEENTKLVFILHRDSTLFQNKERANWVASATVGNTSVSGFSNAVNITHSTVTLKVGEFFDTTTQKTMYTNNTCVFWDFATNSWSKEGCCLIENSVPAQCSCNHLTNFALLVNVHEVPKDAVLTTVSNTGCVFSIVFLIITFVILVSFKELREKAPNETIINISINQALVFLVFILGVDLRSNTNICITSTAFLHYFNLTTWMWTAVYGYILFTAFVKIVNISIVRVTKTLYFLSYGIPIFIVGVNLGITLPLSKSPEYPPICGAEITEQPTSAFLAETHCWLHGISLYISFLLPVGLVLLLNIVIFFLVIRNITWNRKRVQSTMQKRTAGQHLLMACTLAGTLGFVWVLGYFMILSNDDTFILVMSWVFTIAATLEGVSIFFLVCVRRNDVRKLWWKPLRDNVLRPFVGPLRSSPVTGRYLVTKSKTTNAKTETGSNADIATASNIEMSTGTNVETVTASNVEISTGTNAETVTGTSRAETVI; from the exons ATGCTTCGACGACTATTCGTACCAATTTGCCTCACAATTCTGATGTTTAAAG ACGCCTTCTCAATATCAATACGTGTGAGTACTGGCTCTGACGTCATTCTTTCATCTGCCAATCAAACGATAACAAGAGCAAGAGGGTTTACCAACTTTTCTGTAATACCAGTCGGCATTCAGGCGTCCGGTCTTTCTTCGTGCTATTGGAACTACAGTAGTTCAACAATAAGTATGTTTGATGAATCCATAGGGTGTCAGAACTTTTCGTCCTCTAACGTTTCGTTTACTtgcaatattaataataatggAAATATACAATCTACGTTGACGCTGCATTCGCCCCTTACGCAAAACTTTACGTTGAGTCTCCGTTGTTTCTCTTCGCCCAACTACGACTTGAGAGTAATTGTAaaag AATGCGATAGTAGTACAACATTACCGTTTGGATCAAAACCAGCCCCACACGCCTATGGTGCATGTGGTTACAACTGCAAAAGACAAATACAATGCATTCAGGGATACACAGGGACTCCAGTTACTTCAACATGTACATATAATGCAACGTGGTCACAACTTCCAAACTGCAGCATAG ATCACTGTTCCGGGCAAACTATCTGTGGGGAAAAcactatatgtttaaatgttcCAAACAAAAATGTGGGCTACACTTGCAAGTGCAAAGCGGGATATGTGTTTGTGGGCGATGGTGTTAAGTGCGCAGACATAGATGAATGCCAGATTGATAAATGTCACCCTATGGCAAATTGCACTAACATGCCAGGGAGTTATAACTGCACATGTTTTGCTGGTTTTACTGGAGATGGCTTCACGTGTACTGACATTAATGAGTGTGTTGTAGACCCCACGATTTGCCTCAATTCAGAGTGTAATAATACTATAGGAAGCTACATTTGCTCTGGTTGCCGCAAAGGTTTTGCTAATAATGGTTTCAGTGTATGTGTTGACATCAATGAATGCATTTCTAACCCTTGCCCAGTTAACACAATGTGCAGTAACACAGTGGGGAGTTTTATTTGTCAATGCAATCCTGGTTTTATTATAGGAACCAATAGTACCTGCATACTCAATG AAAACCCATGTTTGGGAAAGAATTGTGCAAGCAATGCAACGTGCCATGTTCTTGAAACTGCGTTAATACCGGAATCGTTTGACTATGACTTTGGAAGTGGGGACAGAATTGCGACTTGTATCTGTGACCCTGGATTTGGAGGCTTGGGAGAAATTAGCTGCACAA ATACATGTTCATTTGCATCTTTTAGTATTGGTGGGGTGATGGTTTCGTTTAATTTCACTTTTACTTCCCTTACTGCTTATTCAAATGAAAGATGTGCATCGG GTTACCCCATAGCTTCTATTTTATGCGGTGTACAAACCGAACCAGGCGGTGGAAGCACTGTTCAGTTTCTGGAGTCTTCTGTGTCTTTTACTGATTGTAACTTTGCTAATGACATTCAAACTGCAATAGAACAG gttAACATCACAAATGTAACTGCAACCCAAATTGAAGAGGTTTTAACTGAGTTGGATCTAATCACGTCAGTGCCTGAAATTGTCAGCGACAACGACACAAACAATGTGGTTAACTTTATATCATCAGTTACCATGCTTGCTGGTGAAGGGGACATtcag GTGACGGAAAACATTTATCAGAAAGTAGTTTCCATAGCTGACCACATAACTACAAAAATACAACTAACATCACCTGCTGGATCAGAGACTTCTCTTTTATCATCACTTGATTCCCTGGGTTTTCAAGTTGACGTTTCAACTACTCAATTCaactttttaactgaaaatatTGTGGCCCAG GTACAAAATCAGAGTGTTATGAATTCAGCAAGATTTGAGCCAATGATATACGAGAACAGCAGCTCAGGGAATCTAATTCAACCAATAAGAGTTGACATACCAGCAGTAGCAATACAAGCTGCTCTTAACAATCAAGGAATTTCTCGTAAGCGCAGAGCAGCGgaagaaaacacaaaacttgtttttattctccaTAGAGATTCTACCTTATTTCAAAACAAGGAGAGAGCCAATTGG gttGCAAGTGCTACAGTGGGCAATACTTCTGTTTCAGGGTTTTCCAATGCAGTGAACATCACACATAGCACAGTTACTTTAAAAGTTGGGGAATTTTTTGATACCACAACTCAAAAA ACCATGTATACGAACAACACCTGTGTGTTTTGGGACTTCGCGACAAATTCTTGGTCCAAGGAAGGCTGTTGTTTGATTGAAAACTCGGTGCCAGCTCAATGTTCATGCAACCATCTCACTAACTTTGCTCTGCTAGTA AATGTACATGAAGTTCCGAAAGATGCAGTTCTTACAACGGTTTCCAACACTGGATGTGTCTTTTCCATTGTCTTTTTAATAATCACTTTTGTAATTCTGGTTTCTTTCAA AGAACTAAGAGAAAAAGCTCCCAATGAGACAATTATTAACATCAGCATCAACCAAGCATTGGTCTTCCTTGTCTTCATCTTAGGAGTTGATCTTCGGAGTAACACCAACATCTGCATCACGAGCACTGCGTTTCTTCATTACTTTAACTTAACAACATGGATGTGGACAGCTGTGTATGGATACATTCTCTTCACTGCTTTCGTAAAA ATTGTAAACATAAGCATAGTGCGTGTCACCAAAACATTATACTTTCTGTCATATGGAATTCCTATTTTCATTGTTGGTGTAAACCTAGGCATCACTCTACCACTGTCAAAATCACCGGAGTACCCACCAATATGTGGAGCTG aAATAACAGAACAACCAACATCCGCATTTCTTGCTGAGACTCACTGTTGGTTACATGGAATATCCCTGTATATTTCCTTTTTACTCCCTGTAGGTCTTGTTCTGCTGctaaatattgtaatattttttctcgTTATTCGAAATATAACTTGGAATAGAAAGAGG GTTCAATCAACAATGCAAAAGCGAACTGCTGGGCAACATTTACTTATGGCATGTACATTGGCAGGCACGCTTGGTTTTGTATGGGTACTTGGTTATTTTATGATACTATCTAATGATGACACTTTTATTTTGGTCATGAGTTGGGTTTTCACTATAGCTGCAACTTTAGAA GGTGTTAGTATTTTCTTTCTTGTATGTGTGCGGCGAAATGATGTCCGTAAATTATGGTGGAAACCACTCCGCGACAACGTACTGCGACCTTTTGTTGGACCACTAAGAAGCTCACCTGTTACTGGGAGATACCTtgtaacaaaaagtaaaaccaCAAATGCTAAAACAGAAACTGGGTCAAATGCTGATATAGCAACTGCGTCAAATATTGAAATGTCAACTGGGACAAACGTTGAGACAGTAACTGCGTCAAACGTTGAAATATCAACTGGGACAAATGCTGAGACAGTAACTGGCACTTCTAGAGCTGAAACTGTAATTTGA
- the LOC100184283 gene encoding calumenin-B, producing the protein MLIRCVVILLVASAAFAGVARQDRVLDPKLSDKEPGSPEYDHEAFLGKDQAEELDELPEEESKRRLGIIVDQVDKNRNGQVTETELLEWIKFTQKRYVDEDAEKQFKIYDKNNDNMVHWDEYKVTTFGFLEDDQEQVNGEDSESYRKMTERDHRRFREADVDKDDRCTKEEFKAFLHPEEFEHMRDLVARETLEDIDKNKDGFVDVKEYIGDMRRDDDEKENLEWVVHEEEQFKDIRDTNGDGKMDVTEIKDWILPADYDHASAEAKHLVYTADDDKDGELSKEEILNHHDTFVGSQATDWGEALKRHQEF; encoded by the coding sequence atgttgataAGGTGTGTTGTTATTCTTCTGGTGGCTTCAGCAGCTTTTGCTGGGGTTGCTAGGCAAGATAGAGTTTTGGATCCAAAACTGAGCGACAAAGAACCAGGTTCTCCGGAATATGATCATGAGGCATTTCTTGGAAAAGATCAGGCAGAAGAGCTTGATGAGCTCCCGGAAGAAGAGAGCAAGAGGCGGCTTGGGATCATTGTGGATCAGGTGGATAAAAATAGGAATGGTCAAGTGACAGAAACTGAACTTTTGGAGTGGATTAAATTCACACAAAAGAGATACGTAGACGAAGATGCGgagaaacagtttaaaatttatgataaaaataacGACAATATGGTCCATTGGGATGAATATAAAGTCACAACGTTTGGGTTTCTTGAAGATGATCAGGAGCAAGTTAATGGAGAAGATTCGGAAAGTTACCGGAAGATGACGGAGAGAGATCACAGGAGATTTAGGGAGGCAGATGTTGATAAAGATGATCGTTGCACAAAGGAAGAGTTTAAAGCATTCCTGCATCCAGAGGAGTTTGAGCACATGCGAGATCTAGTCGCTAGAGAGACTTTGGAGGACATTGATAAGAATAAAGATGGTTTTGTGGATGTGAAAGAGTACATCGGAGACATGAGGAGGGATGACGATGAGAAAGAAAATCTCGAGTGGGTCGTCCATGAAGAAGAGCAGTTTAAGGACATCAGAGATACAAATGGAGACGGGAAAATGGACGTAACAGAAATTAAAGATTGGATTCTTCCAGCGGATTATGACCACGCTTCAGCTGAAGCAAAACATCTTGTTTATACGGCAGATGATGATAAGGATGGAGAACTCAGTAAAGAGGAAATATTAAACCATCATGACACCTTTGTTGGTTCTCAAGCCACTGACTGGGGAGAGGCTTTAAAACGACATCAGGAGTTTTAA